From a region of the Blochmannia endosymbiont of Camponotus modoc genome:
- a CDS encoding undecaprenyl-diphosphate phosphatase, with amino-acid sequence MSMIYITLNIIVYVIDFGSLILDVRRLAVSLILGIVEGLTEFLPISSTGHMILVENILNCMDDSVIAFTVIIQLGAILSITKIFWNQLYGMSMICTKKIFFKQHDDDSNHLCIRHIFLGTFPGIMLGMIFYEKIGLIFELTYIMYGLIIGGIFLLVGELCVSTKEPRVSHINNITYLQAFLIGCFQCLSFWPGFSRAGATIGGGLVVGLNRRISSEFSFFLAVPIIFGSAVLTLYHYRSCIGLMDALLLIVGSAIAFFIALFTVRYFLKIVQNVSLIPFAIYRFLLAGGIYWGLMT; translated from the coding sequence ATGTCAATGATTTATATTACGTTAAATATTATAGTTTATGTTATTGATTTTGGATCATTAATATTAGATGTACGTAGATTAGCTGTTTCACTGATTTTGGGGATAGTAGAAGGTTTAACAGAATTTCTTCCTATTTCTTCAACAGGGCATATGATATTAGTAGAAAATATTTTAAATTGCATGGATGATTCGGTCATAGCTTTTACTGTGATTATTCAATTAGGTGCTATTTTGTCTATAACAAAAATTTTTTGGAATCAATTATATGGTATGAGTATGATTTGTACAAAAAAAATATTTTTTAAACAACATGATGATGATAGTAATCATTTATGTATTCGGCATATATTTTTAGGGACGTTTCCCGGAATAATGCTAGGTATGATTTTTTACGAAAAAATTGGATTGATTTTTGAGTTAACATATATTATGTATGGATTGATAATTGGAGGAATTTTTTTATTAGTTGGAGAATTATGTGTATCTACTAAAGAACCACGTGTATCACATATCAATAATATAACTTATTTGCAAGCTTTTTTAATTGGGTGTTTTCAATGTTTATCTTTTTGGCCGGGATTTTCTCGTGCTGGTGCTACTATCGGAGGCGGATTAGTAGTTGGGCTGAATCGGCGTATATCATCAGAGTTTTCATTTTTTTTAGCGGTGCCTATTATATTTGGTTCTGCGGTATTAACCTTATATCATTATAGATCTTGTATTGGTCTCATGGATGCTTTGTTGTTGATAGTGGGTAGTGCCATAGCATTTTTTATAGCATTATTTACTGTAAGATATTTTTTGAAAATAGTTCAAAATGTTTCTTTAATTCCTTTTGCTATATATCGATTTTTATTAGCAGGGGGTATTTATTGGGGGTTAATGACATGA
- the folB gene encoding dihydroneopterin aldolase, with translation MMDILFIERLTVMAYIGINDWEKNCLQKLIFDLQLSCDTEFFADHQSIVSYIDYTHVNQVILSLVSQKHFYLIEDVANLIANTLIKKFCIYWVRVKVNKPGAIHNACNVGICVERKNKTLLKSLKKELVC, from the coding sequence ATGATGGATATCTTATTTATCGAGCGACTAACAGTAATGGCGTATATCGGTATAAATGATTGGGAAAAAAATTGTTTGCAAAAATTAATTTTCGATTTGCAATTGTCATGTGATACTGAATTTTTTGCAGATCATCAAAGTATAGTGTCTTATATCGATTATACTCATGTAAATCAAGTCATACTTAGTTTAGTGAGCCAGAAACATTTTTACTTAATAGAAGATGTTGCTAATTTAATAGCAAACACATTAATAAAAAAATTTTGTATTTACTGGGTTCGTGTAAAAGTGAATAAACCTGGTGCAATTCATAATGCTTGTAATGTTGGTATATGTGTTGAACGAAAGAATAAAACGCTTCTCAAGTCTTTAAAAAAAGAGTTAGTTTGTTGA
- the plsY gene encoding glycerol-3-phosphate 1-O-acyltransferase PlsY, translated as MIFFSILITIFAYFLGSISSAILICKILRFPDPRNFGSKNPGATNILRIAGLKIAISVILFDILKGAIPMWLGYHLKISPIFLGTTAIFSCMGHMYPIFFKFYGGKGVATAFGVLTTIDLNLSIVMISSWALTVLSFGYSSLGAIVTAFIIPCYAWYFQSQYLLPIIIISSLVVIKHASNIKRLWHHKETRIWRN; from the coding sequence ATGATTTTTTTTTCTATTCTAATAACGATATTTGCTTATTTTTTAGGGTCAATATCTAGCGCTATTTTAATATGCAAAATATTGCGTTTTCCAGACCCAAGAAATTTTGGCTCTAAAAATCCCGGTGCTACCAATATTTTACGTATCGCAGGGCTTAAAATTGCAATTAGTGTGATTTTGTTTGATATATTAAAAGGAGCAATTCCAATGTGGTTAGGATATCATTTGAAAATTTCACCTATTTTTTTAGGAACTACGGCTATTTTTTCCTGTATGGGACACATGTATCCCATATTTTTTAAATTTTATGGAGGAAAAGGTGTAGCTACCGCATTTGGAGTACTTACAACCATAGACCTTAATCTTTCTATAGTCATGATCAGTTCCTGGGCATTGACTGTGCTATCTTTTGGATATTCCTCACTGGGAGCCATCGTTACTGCGTTCATTATACCTTGTTATGCTTGGTATTTTCAATCTCAATATTTACTCCCAATAATCATAATATCTTCTTTAGTTGTAATAAAGCATGCATCTAATATTAAACGATTATGGCATCACAAAGAAACCCGTATTTGGCGTAATTAA
- the tsaD gene encoding tRNA (adenosine(37)-N6)-threonylcarbamoyltransferase complex transferase subunit TsaD, with protein MRVLGIETSCDETGVAIYDQHKGLLVNEVYSQNELHANYGGVVPELAARDHVRKIVPLILCTLDRARLEPKNIDGIAYTAGPGLMGALLVGATVGRTLAYAWKIPAIDIHHMEAHLLAPMLEKKVPTFPFIALLVSGGHTQLVSASNIGEYKILGESIDDAVGEVFDKIAILLGLKYPGGALLSKMAQQGISKRYVFPRPMTDRPGLNFSFSGLKTFTVNTIMSNSHDAQTCADIARAFEDAIIETLAIKCRRALNQTGLKCLVISGGVSANHALRSYLLKMMYTLQGSLFYPRPEFCTDNGAMVAYAGLIRLKAGLFSDLSILVRPRWSLEDLPRIKQLL; from the coding sequence ATGCGTGTTTTAGGTATTGAAACTTCATGTGATGAAACAGGTGTAGCAATTTATGATCAACATAAGGGATTATTAGTTAATGAAGTATATAGTCAAAATGAATTGCATGCTAATTATGGCGGGGTTGTTCCTGAATTAGCTGCTCGTGATCATGTACGAAAAATAGTTCCTTTAATTTTATGTACACTAGATCGAGCTCGTTTAGAGCCAAAAAATATCGATGGAATAGCATACACTGCTGGACCTGGATTGATGGGTGCCTTATTGGTCGGAGCAACTGTTGGGAGAACACTTGCGTATGCTTGGAAAATACCCGCTATCGATATTCATCATATGGAAGCTCATTTATTAGCGCCAATGTTAGAAAAAAAAGTTCCTACTTTTCCATTTATAGCATTATTAGTATCCGGCGGACACACTCAACTTGTGTCTGCAAGCAATATAGGGGAATATAAAATATTAGGAGAATCTATTGATGATGCTGTTGGAGAAGTGTTTGATAAGATTGCTATATTATTAGGATTAAAATATCCTGGAGGAGCTTTATTATCAAAAATGGCTCAACAGGGTATTTCGAAGCGTTATGTATTTCCTCGTCCTATGACTGATCGCCCCGGTTTGAATTTTAGTTTTTCTGGTTTAAAAACTTTTACTGTAAATACTATTATGTCAAATTCTCATGATGCTCAAACTTGTGCTGATATTGCACGTGCGTTTGAAGATGCAATTATTGAAACATTAGCAATCAAATGTCGCCGTGCCTTGAATCAAACCGGATTAAAATGTTTAGTGATATCTGGAGGTGTTAGCGCTAACCACGCGTTAAGATCGTATCTTTTGAAGATGATGTATACCTTACAAGGAAGCTTGTTTTATCCTAGACCGGAGTTTTGTACAGATAATGGCGCAATGGTGGCTTACGCTGGATTAATTAGATTAAAGGCTGGATTATTTAGTGATTTATCAATTTTAGTAAGACCACGCTGGTCATTAGAAGATCTTCCACGAATAAAGCAATTATTATAA
- the rpsU gene encoding 30S ribosomal protein S21: MPIIKVRENESFDVALRRFKRSCEKSGILSEVRRREFYEKPTTERKRAKASAIKRHIKKLSRENLRRIRLY, from the coding sequence ATGCCAATAATTAAAGTGCGTGAAAATGAATCATTTGATGTAGCGTTGCGTCGTTTTAAAAGATCTTGTGAAAAATCAGGAATTTTATCTGAAGTACGTCGTAGAGAATTTTATGAAAAACCAACTACAGAACGTAAACGAGCCAAAGCATCGGCTATCAAACGTCATATAAAAAAACTATCTCGAGAAAATTTAAGACGTATTCGCTTGTATTAA